Proteins from a genomic interval of Sander vitreus isolate 19-12246 chromosome 6, sanVit1, whole genome shotgun sequence:
- the LOC144519826 gene encoding uncharacterized protein LOC144519826, with translation MAAVDPSESPTRQKSPAEEVETSGEKTEAVESRCSLNQKDETTRNKTEESPEDEQRASVCNDGGGIASHSEVSVESGAGAEKTTSNSPEDLTSAEKMAEARGGEQRAFDWSEAEDDNEEAKTHKEGNDTCDLNNVTESAGGVQQDTHVDDNITADAEEIHEEETSHPDEKSTEKGLAEEPVGEVCGIEDVIEDDEEADREEDTNLTAKPKKCRLVCKECGIKFTRRETFNLHRHFHAHEDELTPLTCKECGLTFQHRSSLIKHRNEHKEKEEQLVTPKKEMQTKEEGRFKCAECERIFSAVDELRDHNCCNTVEKPYHCPLCRQEFQFKVSVTKHMMTHSHESIFKCQECSQTFTNSMALRYHQRCHTALKPYECPECGLVFKHYSVMEDHRRKHTGNTRSHLCNICGKTFKYSSLLHQHQYLHTGQKPFRCPECGKKFAFAQNMKAHCRQHRLRKTNSSTEQPSKQAPASVQEAVTGPGKENAHYIEESKRTFNCPLCPQTCLAPANLRAHMLVHEAEYETLERTPRPPKENNKHWEKGHTCPHCACVYRDESSLNLHVLSVHKSVAQYLKKVATPPTNQFTPLSSDNVQGKLRSDGISIKSYKCSECGKTFRHRSVLELHMRIHSKDKPYQCKVCGKGFRFGSYLQQHLIIHTGKKPYKCPDCGKDFAFLQNMKTHQRLHQEKPFRCTSCRKGYSDETQLQHHMLSHNGDKRHKCDQCDKSFGLAYLLRDHMNTHTGERPHRCDECHKTFSWFSSLLVHQKIHARKRQGFSQYNSFPMGARMRGRGIRGRRGGRLMWGLPKPFGGSGMVSAQPSPYPVSVLRDADAHRRAAQPHSSMVSPRMDLQGRLQKEPWLAELHPQPVQWKVDGGEVMPVPSSQQQHAAPQQTQFESPPQPGPQQHHQRSPGWADSPLTTQSVPTSAPSSESSHMKESAATIVSSLTAAMPIKSSPSIVSEMEQHRQPKPVTWSSTPTSTVLASTSSLRHDFSIPSSYIDGAALWSVRPALQANSQISPNKLGQELQLPRWAGGLVSIQKEPSTPPKKEDTRMWDLSNPQVIPSTVSQPEKAWNGCELQQQWVSGLAGASTSTQIDQSSAMPISTPVSHGVGSTLWDMQTPPGIPKTLNAEKLVNSQDFQLQQKQVSSAWANVQSQTMTQKVPISIQYEPHRFGQALGTPVWGFQSNQTLLTGQLKPGNGQELQQQPMVSGTQIIINQPSPFFSPPLAPLPPLALPGPHPLHSVAVGTLSRHPHPNLFFTPQAVMSERPHIPQTMPLPQLAPRTEPHKLGPRLPFAPERLLQCMICGCSLPRELDLQMHYLQHAQGEI, from the exons ATGGCCGCCGTAGACCCATCGGAGTCTCCAACACGACAGAAATCCCCTGCGGAGGAGGTGGAAACATCTGGGGAGAAGACCGAGGCGGTGGAGTCCAGATGCAGCTTAAATCAGAAAGATGAAACAACACGTAATAAAACCGAGGAGAGCCCCGAAGATGAGCAGAGAGCCAGTGTTTGTAACGATGGCGGGGGTATTGCCAGCCATTCTGAGGTTAGTGTCGAGTCCGGTGCTGGAGCCGAAAAAACGACAAGCAATTCACCGGAGGACCTAACATCGGCTGAAAAAATGGCCGAGGCTCGTGGCGGCGAACAGCGGGCTTTCGACTGGTCCGAAGCTGAAGACGACAATGAAGAGGCGAAAACACACAAGGAGGGAAATGATACGTGTG ACCTCAATAATGTTACAGAGAGTGCTGGAGGCGTGCAGCAGGATACACATGTTGATGATAACATTACAGCTGATGCAGAGGAGATTCATGAGGAGGAAACGTCACATCCTGATGAGAAGAGCACAGAGAAGGGACTGGCTGAGGAGCCGGTGGGAGAAGTCTGTGGGATAGAGGATGTGattgaagatgatgaagaggcaGACCGAGAAGAGGACACTAATTTGACAGCTAAGCCAAAAAAGTGCCGTTTAGTGTGCAAGGAGTGCGGGATAAAGTTCACCCGCCGCGAGACATTCAACCTTCACCGTCACTTTCACGCACATGAGGATGAGCTCACGCCTCTCACCTGTAAAGAATGCGGCCTTACCTTTCAGCACCGCAGCAGCCTCATTAAACACAGAAATGAACATAAAGAGAAGGAGGAACAACTTGTTACTCCAAAAAAGGAGATGCAAACAAAGGAGGAGGGTCGTTTTAAATGTGCAGAATGTGAGAGAATATTCTCTGCTGTGGATGAGCTGAGGGACCACAACTGCTGCAACACAGTAGAAAAGCCTTACCACTGCCCCCTGTGCCGCCAAGAGTTCCAGTTTAAGGTGTCCGTCACTAAGCACATGATGACCCACTCCCATGAGAGCATCTTTAAATGCCAAGAGTGCAGTCAAACTTTCACAAACAGCATGGCCCTGCGCTACCACCAGCGATGTCACACCGCCCTGAAACCCTATGAATGCCCTGAGTGCGGCTTGGTTTTCAAACACTACTCCGTCATGGAAGACCACCGTCGCAAGCACACAGGCAACACACGCTCTCACCTGTGCAACATCTGCGGTAAGACCTTCAAGTACAGCAGCCTCCTCCATCAGCATCAGTATCTGCACACAGGCCAGAAGCCCTTCCGCTGCCCTGAATGTGGTAAAAAATTTGCCTTTGCCCAGAACATGAAGGCACACTGCCGCCAGCATAGACTGCGCAAAACCAACTCCTCCACTGAGCAGCCCAGCAAGCAGGCCCCTGCATCCGTACAGGAGGCAGTTACAGGGCCGGGAAAAGAGAACGCGCACTATATCGAGGAGTCGAAACGCACATTCAACTGCCCCCTTTGTCCCCAGACTTGTTTGGCACCAGCTAACCTGAGAGCCCACATGCTTGTTCACGAGGCCGAGTATGAGACGCTGGAGAGAACACCCAGACCCCCAAAGGAGAATAACAAGCACTGGGAAAAAGGACACACCTGTCCGCACTGCGCATGTGTTTATCGGGATGAATCCAGTTTAAATTTACATGTGCTAAGTGTCCACAAGTCTGTagcacaatatttaaaaaaggtggCAACACCACCTACAAATCAATTTACTCCATTAAGCAGTGATAATGTACAGGGGAAATTGAGAAGCGATGGCATAAGTATTAAGTCGTACAAGTGTTCTGAATGCGGAAAGACCTTCCGCCACCGCTCAGTGTTAGAGCTGCATATGCGCATACATTCTAAGGACAAGCCTTACCagtgcaaagtgtgtggcaaGGGCTTTAGATTCGGTAGCTACTTACAGCAACATCTCATCATCCATACAGGCAAGAAGCCATACAAATGCCCTGACTGTGGGAAGGACTTTGCCTTCCTGCAGAACATGAAAACGCATCAAAGGCTGCATCAGGAAAAACCGTTCCGCTGCACCAGTTGCCGCAAAGGCTACAGCGACGAGACCCAACTGCAGCACCATATGCTATCACACAATGGTGACAAACGTCATAAGTGTGACCAGTGCGATAAGAGCTTTGGATTAGCCTATCTGCTCCGTGATCACATGAACACGCACACAGGAGAGAGGCCGCATCGCTGTGATGAGTGTCACAAAACCTTTTCTTGGTTTAGCAGCCTGTTAGTACACCAGAAGATCCATGCTCGCAAACGCCAGGGTTTCAGCCAGTACAATTCTTTCCCGATGGGTGCTAGGATGAGAGGCAGGGGCAtcagggggaggagaggggggaggcTCATGTGGGGCTTGCCTAAGCCATTCGGAGGCTCTGGGATGGTTAGCGCTCAGCCGTCTCCGTATCCAGTTTCTGTACTGAGAGATGCCGATGCGCACAGAAGGGCAGCCCAGCCACATTCTTCCATGGTCTCACCTCGCATGGATTTACAAGGTAGACTGCAGAAGGAGCCGTGGCTGGCTGAGCTACACCCTCAACCGGTGCAGTGGAAGGTGGACGGTGGAGAGGTAATGCCTGTCCCATCGTCACAGCAGCAACATGCTGCTCCACAGCAGACGCAGTTTGAGAGCCCACCACAGCCTGGCCCACAGCAGCACCATCAGAGAAGTCCAGGCTGGGCAGATAGCCCTTTAACAACTCAGTCAGTCCCCACTTCTGCTCCGAGTTCAGAGTCATCACACATGAAAGAGAGTGCAGCTACCATTGTCAGCTCCCTCACGGCAGCTATGCCAATAAAATCCAGCCCATCAATAGTAAGTGAGATGGAGCAGCACAGGCAGCCCAAGCCTGTAACTTGGAGTAGTACACCCACATCCACAGTGCTAGCTTCCACAAGCTCTTTGAGACATGATTTTTCTATTCCCTCATCTTACATAGATGGGGCAGCTCTGTGGAGTGTCAGACCTGCTTTACAAGCAAATTCACAGATCTCTCCAAATAAGCTCGGCCAAGAGCTTCAGCTGCCACGATGGGCAGGTGGCCTAGTGTCAATACAAAAGGAGCCATCCACACCGCCTAAAAAAGAGGACACTAGAATGTGGGACTTGAGTAATCCTCAAGTTATACCGTCAACTGTCAGCCAGCCAGAGAAGGCATGGAATGGCTGTGAGCTGCAACAGCAGTGGGTTTCAGGCTTAGCAGGTGCGTCCACCTCAACTCAAATAGACCAAAGCAGTGCTATGCCAATTTCAACTCCTGTTTCTCATGGGGTAGGTAGCACCTTGTGGGACATGCAAACACCACCAGGAATTCCAAAGACATTAAACGCCGAGAAATTAGTAAATTCTCAAGATTTTCAGCTGCAGCAAAAGCAGGTGTCGTCTGCCTGGGCCAATGTACAGAGCCAGACAATGACACAGAAGGTTCCCATTTCCATTCAATACGAGCCTCATCGTTTTGGCCAGGCGTTGGGAACACCAGTATGGGGCTTCCAAAGTAATCAAACGCTGCTCACTGGGCAACTCAAACCAGGTAATGgacaggagctgcagcaacagCCAATGGTATCAGGCACTCAAATAATCATAAATCAGCCTTCTCCTTTTTTCTCACCTCCACttgctcctctccctcctcttgcTTTGCCTGGCCCACACCCTCTTCACTCTGTCGCAGTTGGCACACTTTCAAGACATCCACAcccaaatctttttttcacacCACAGGCAGTAATGAGCGAGAGGCCACACATACCACAGACCATGCCCCTACCTCAGCTTGCCCCACGGACAGAACCTCACAAACTTGGACCCCGTTTGCCTTTCGCCCCAGAACGGCTTCTCCAGTGCATGATATGTGGGTGTTCACTTCCCCGGGAGCTTGATCTACAAATGCATTACTTGCAACATGCACAAGGAGAGATTTGA
- the LOC144519825 gene encoding uncharacterized protein LOC144519825: MTEYYEEGGLLYEQSPPMHIKVESPEGPFGGGASENGFPREDDDSEGSCDQSSGLPGGLPFNVVVVHPNIMAPGMSSDDLLSIEQNRAMSAALAAGGAGKRKSRFSGAELEVLVSEVTQCEGELFGPAGRLRRRERERIWAGILERVNSVSRVPRTLREVKKRWDDLKRRNGGRLADARHRSCYLPSSRGASMLGRPSQTSPRLQQARQKQSIRPKPSFPCFPDSDTGVGVEGSERDGLEKDEDNPERDREMGESEGEPVENSMEDKLGLGLGLGIGPPPPSERWLPPSPLYSAPFLNGSPQPSSPQPSLGAQQGPLEAPPRSSWLEDELRGLGEAAIQLGNRVEKSLREFGEGFRQDMRALVASQEALAVSLQQNNVLLQRLLGVLEAQQQPQPQQHRVQQTHQSQTSLQHLQPQPAQQQQQLQHTEPLQQQQQQQRIEEPLQTQLQHQQQPLVVQQQSQQHQTQIQPQPQVTQHSNNPSAVAVVPAPSSPDIHGTFPSPPTNTNGSLPRPRRGRAVDHRRRRRR; this comes from the exons ATGACTGAGTACTACGAGGAGGGGGGGCTGCTGTACGAGCAATCACCTCCCATGCACATCAAAGTGGAGTCTCCGGAGGGACCCTTTGGAGGGGGAGCCTCAGAAAACGGCTTCCCCAGGGAGGATGATGACTCGGAGGGCAGCTGTGACCAGAGCAGTGGATTACCTGGGGGACTCCCCTTCAACGTGGTAGTGGTGCATCCCAACATCATGGCACCTGGCATGTCCTCAGATGACCTCTTGTCCATCGAACAAA ACAGAGCTATGTCAGCTGCACTGGCGGCTGGCGGTGCAGGAAAACGAAAAAGCCGTTTCAGTGGAGCAGAGCTGGAGGTGTTGGTGTCAGAAGTCACTCAGTGTGAAGGAGAGCTCTTTGGTCCTGCGGGGAGGCTCCGGCGGCGGGAGAGGGAGCGCATCTGGGCAGGAATCCTTGAGAGAGTCAACTCTGTGTCCAGAGTCCCACGCACCCTTCGGGAGGTGAAGAAGCGCTGGGATGACCTGAAGAGACGCAACGGAGGCAGGCTAGCGGATGCTCGCCACCGCAGCTGTTACTTGCCATCCAGCAGAGGAGCCTCTATGCTTGGCCGTCCTTCCCAGACTAGCCCCAGGCTACAACAAGCCAGGCAAAAGCAAAGCATCAGACCAAAGCCCAGCTTCCCATGCTTTCCTGACTCTgatacag gtGTAGGAGTGGAAGGGTCAGAGAGAGATGGTTTGGAGAAAGATGAGGACAATCCTGAGCGTGACAGAGAGATGGGAGAATCTGAGGGTGAACCAGTAGAGAACAGCATGGAAGACAAATTGGGATTAGGACTGGGTCTGGGCATAGGACCACCCCCTCCATCAGAACGATGGCTGCCTCCTTCCCCCCTCTACAGTGCTCCTTTTCTCAATGGAAGCCCTCAGCCCAGTAGTCCTCAGCCTTCACTTGGAGCACAGCAGGGTCCTCTTGAAGCGCCTCCGCGCAGCTCCTGGCTTGAAGATGAGCTACGAGGGTTAGGGGAAGCAGCAATTCAACTGGGAAATAGGGTAGAAAAAAGTCTGCGGGAGTTTGGGGAAGGTTTCAGACAGGACATGAGAGCACTTGTCGCTTCGCAAGAGGCATTAGCAGTCAGtttacaacaaaacaatgtCCTCTTGCAAAGGCTGTTAGGAGTGCTTGAGGCCCAGCAGCAACCACAGCCACAGCAACATCGTGTACAACAAACacaccaatcacaaacatctctACAGCACTTACAGCCACAGCcagctcagcagcagcagcagctacaacACACAGAaccactgcagcagcagcaacaacaacagcggATTGAAGAACCACTGCAAACACAGCTACAACATCAGCAGCAGCCACTTGTAGTACAGCAACAGTCACAACAGcaccaaacacaaatacagccGCAGCCACAAGTCACCCAGCATTCAAATAATCCTTCAGCTGTGGCGGTGGTTCCTGCACCATCGTCCCCTGACATACATGGCACTTTCCCCTCTCcacccacaaacacaaatgGAAGTTTGCCGAGGCCTCGGCGAGGAAGAGCAGTTGATCACAGGCGCAGAAGACGGCGCTGA
- the LOC144519824 gene encoding LOW QUALITY PROTEIN: trypsin-3-like (The sequence of the model RefSeq protein was modified relative to this genomic sequence to represent the inferred CDS: deleted 1 base in 1 codon), which translates to MKAFILLALFAVAYAAPIEDDKIVGGYECRKNSVAYQVSLNSGYHFCGGSLISSTWVVSAAHCYKSRIQVRLGEHNIAVSEGTEQFIDSARVIPHPSYNSGNLDNDIMLIKLSKPASLHSYVSTVSLPSSCASSGTLCLISGWGNTSSSGSSYPDRLRCLDAPILSDSSCRSAYPGQITSNMFCAGFLEGGKDSCQGDSGGPVVCNGQLQGVVSWGYGCAQRNKPGVYTKVCNYNSWIRNTMSSN; encoded by the exons ATGAAGGCTTTCATTCTTCTGGCTCTGTTCGCAGTGGCCT ATGCCGCTCCCATTGAGGATGACAAGATTGTTGGAGGCTACGAGTGCAGAAAGAACTCTGTGGCCTACCAGGTCTCTCTGAACTCTGGCTACCACTTCTGTGGAGGCTCCCTGATCTCCAGCACCTGGGTGGTGTCTGCTGCTCACTGCTACAAGTC CCGCATCCAGGTGCGTCTTGGTGAGCACAACATTGCTGTCAGCGAGGGCACAGAGCAGTTCATCGACTCTGCCCGCGTCATCCCTCACCCCAGCTACAACAGCGGCAACCTGGACAATGACATCATGCTGATCAAGCTGAGCAAGCCCGCCTCCCTGCACAGCTACGTCAGCACCGTGTCC CTGCCCTCCAGCTGTGCCAGCTCTGGCACCCTCTGTCTGATCTCTGGATGGGGCAACACCAGCAGCTCTGGGA GCAGCTACCCTGATCGTCTGAGGTGCCTGGATGCCCCCATCCTGAgcgacagcagctgcaggtcCGCCTACCCTGGACAGATCACCTCCAACATGTTCTGTGCTGGATTCCTCGAGGGAGGCAAGGACTCCTGCCAG GGAGACTCTGGTGGCCCCGTGGTGTGCAACGGTCAGCTGCAGGGTGTGGTGTCCTGGGGTTATGGCTGCGCCCAGAGGAACAAGCCCGGAGTCTACACCAAGGTCTGCAACTACAACTCCTGGATTCGCAACACCATGTCCTCCAACTAA